The Chelmon rostratus isolate fCheRos1 chromosome 9, fCheRos1.pri, whole genome shotgun sequence sequence CTGCTTTGGTTGCGTAAAAGAATCCACCGCTCAATCATGGGCACATCAGGAgatgtctgttttcctctgtggttgACTGGGTGAAAACGTGGGGGTGGGAGTCGTCTGTTTATGTGGAAGTTATATCTCCACATTTGCAAGTGTCCTTCTTACCTTGTTGCTGAACTATATGACTCAGGTACTGACTGAGTAAATCATCAAGTCAGTGTCTAAGAGGCCCACATTATAATattgcacacagacacacaacaagcAGCACAAATGACAACATTTCTCCACTTTTTCAATCTTTTAGTTCAACAGCATCATATATCAGTCACACTTTGGGTCATTTACACTCTTGTTGCTTTGAAGCTCCATTTTAGGTGGGGGTACATGATTCCTACACATGTTGAATAAACTAGTTGAATAGTAGGACACTCCTACTCCGTTGCATGCCATGATTTAAGCGCTGTAGAAATGGAAAATTTGCTGAACTTTCACATTAAGGGATGCAAGATGATGCTACAAacgttaaaggataactttcgttttttacaacctggaccttgtttgtagcattaaatatgcccATTTAcccacccagacaactttggtaggatttggagttgtttttaagaaattagccccagaggagcggcgcgtatatccgtataatgcgggtactcggggcatccatgcgcagcctctatataacgcataatctgcggtgaaactcattcatattccaatattttgttatgatatgctggtgctgttcccctctgagccggcggtcggctagtttagctgtagtttggcacagctatggttcgttattgcgtattcgtcGCCGACCGCCGCAGTCAGCCGTGCTGTGGCTggttcggtaatgacatcatccacgtcagaagtagttgtctagagacgcaagatattgataacatgccaccacgggctcagtGGATCGctagcaccagcatatcataacaaaatattggaatatgaacgagtttcaccgcagattatgcgttatatagaggctgcgcatggatgccccgagtactcgcattatacagatatacgcgccgctcctctggggctaatttcttcaaaacaactccaaattccaccaaagttgtctgggtgggtaaatgggcgtatttaatgctacaaataaggtccaaaaaaaacgaaagttatcctttaagtgatTGCAAAATCAGAACTGGCTGTCATCTCATGAAGATTTAGCCTCCAGGGGCAACGGCCAGTGTTTCGGGGCTTACGGATATCCAGcccaagacttcctcttcctcctcttcatcattttttacaGATTATTGCACAGGGGCTGTTTAGCTGCATGCCAACAAAGCCTGCTCACACATGATTGGTCAATACTACTCAGACTCAAATAGAAAGCAGAACACTCCCGCTACCAAACCCTTGCCCCTTGCCTACAGATTTTGCATTTATATCCATGCAGTATAAAACTGTTAAATTGGTTTATTTTGCAGCATGCTAGTCCAGGCCTAGCTGGTCTCCACTTTTCCAAAGTGGAAGTACACATTAACACAGCTAATGGCAAACCACCACTATCGTTCAGCATCCCCTTATGCGCTACAAAAACTGGAATTCTAAAAGTGGATTTTCCTGATTTTTGGAAAGACAAGCATTTACACGAGAGATGGGTAATGCCTATTTGATGACTGAAAGGAACCACATTCACtattgttttgtcaaattaCTTCACTGTAAATATAACCCAAGTTTTGAGCATTTCTCCATTAGCAATAGGCAATCATATCTTACGTTGATAAAATCTGTCAAAAGTTTTATGTAGTAACAGAATAACAGTGGTACTTTTGTCTGCCACTGTTGCTGAagtggtctgtgtgactgtgggaTCTATGGGCGTGACTGGCCGACTGGCTGGCTTGCTAATGCCGCGAAGATCTCAACTCCAAAAACGGTGGAGCACTTTTAAGATGTACCATCAATTTTCATAAAGCTGCCAATATTCGAAATCTACACAGTTGATTTCTCGCCTTTTTCAACGAAAAAAAGCACACTGATGActtttagcaggtataatgtttaccatggtcagcatcttagtttagcaatttagcatgctaacgtttgctggTGAGCACTAAGTAAGGCTGAGACCTGTTTCAcaggtatttggtcaaaaaCAAAGTATTGCATAAATTAAAATTCTGAACTGATGAAAGTCCTAGAATGAAACTTAAGTGATCACCTTGAGGAAAACTCAATgatttcagaatcagaatcagaagcatttattgtcattacacaagttacccaagtgcaacgaaatttGACCAAAGTCAATCGGATTCCAActctggagaacatgaatgaCAGTGCCGTACATACAGCCACACAGCTAGTATAGCAAATTACATAATAAACAATATCTAATTCTGAAAGGAAGCTAAGTTCTTCAAAGGGGGATGATAGTGGAGAAAACAGTATGTTGTCGCTACATTTTGTACACATTGTAAAGTACCATATATactaaatatatatactgtatgtagtgTTGGGATGTTCACTCTTTCTCTAGCACCATCAAATACTATGAGAGTAATGGTATTAGCACTAACATCTCAGCATGTTCCCCAACTCCTCCTGTGTTCTTTTaaaagttttccttttgttttcacactgaactcctctcctcccttcgCCACTCATCACCTCTTGGCTCATTATAAGCCCATGTCCTGCGGTCACCTATTGAGTGACAGCCATCTGATGAGAATGCACTGGGACAATTGTGCTGATGTCATATGCAGGCCTGGTTACTGCACTGTTGACATAAAGAGGTTGCTGGAGAGTTCATCAACTTGCCAAAGTTCAAAGACAGGACGAGATAGGCTATAAAGTCACATTTAAGAGGGACATCTAGGGAAGCTTAAAACAATTGAAAACATGTCTTTTTCTATTAACAACGTGCATCTTTTGTTGAAGACTCAAAGAAACTTCTGCACtctgtgtgagacagagataAGAGTCAGTATGTCCCAACAAGACACAGTGAGAACAAAAGTGTAAGAATGGAGCATGTGACTCATCACTGTGTCTGAATGTGGAGGAGTGAAGCCATGTGTGGGCAGAGGAGTTTGTTGCACAGCTGACTAAAGAGCAACCTCACTTACGCCAACTCTTatatgcatgcagacacacacacatactgtaggcctacctgcacatacacacttacatacaggcacatgcatacaaacatacacagacataTCCACAATGACACTGTCAAGCCTCCTTATTGCTATTATGCATAACTAATATCACTAGGTATTAAGTTCTAACTGCTACCTTttccttaaacctgcattaacgttgttgtttggtgctggTCAGGCAGTGTATAGTTGCAGGctgtaaaacaaaagcaaacgtAGCACTTGCTtgtgacacctttcacatacaTGTATTCATTTGACCCTGTGTACACATTAAACACAGGTGAGTTCAGCCTCAAATAAGTCTTCAAAATGTTGCATCTGCTAAATCTTGCAGGATGCTCTTCAGCAGCATCCCGGACACCTGGCTTGTTTTCACACAACTAACACTTCTAATTACATCGCTCATCTATTCCTGGCTGAGGtaacaaaacagagaagagtGTCAATCAGGTCTTGAAGTGCTCTGAGACCAGgattcacagtcacacaaagtagagtctttttttaacatctcTGACTTTCCAAAAAATCTCTGAACTGCTCCAACCCTCACAGACCACATAAATTCCAAGCCATGGAACAAAATACATAATCCAAGCCAGAAGTCTCTCTCACAGGACTTATTCCCAGATCTCTTTTTGATGTTGGGACTATTTTGGGATGGTCTTGTCGGAGCACTGAGCCTTTTTGTCACAGTCATAGGGGGTTTCCTGCACTTTCTCCCTGTCCTACAAAGACTCTGCATGCAGGGTCAgcgtgttgctgtgtgttgtagGCCTCTTCTGTTTGCCATGCACCTATTCAATTGGACTGAAGTCATATCTGTATTGCCTGCCTGggtgaatcacacacacacacacacacacacacacacacacacacacacacacacacacacacacacacacacacacaaacacacacacacagaaaaaaagaatgtgCCCCTGGTTCCTTACATGATGATGAGCAACCCACAGCTCAATGGAATAACACATTCACAGAAAACTAGGTCACAATTTCAAGGCAGGGCAAACAATTCACCCCCTTGTCACTGCCTCGATAAAATATTCCCCAGGCATTTAGGGTCCTCTGTAATTTAacgtgtctgtctgtatgtgtgccCCAACTCCCTGCGAACGCCCCCCTTTGCCTCccactgcatgtttgtgtgttgggaCAAAAGGATGGATGCACAGTTAAGGCAACCTTTGTTCGTGGCTGTGCAACCATGCAGACATCCAGTAAAGTGGCCAGCGCTGAACCTTCCCACACTGCATCAAACACCTCTTTACTTTCCACAGTGCATCAAAGTTAAGCGAGATCTCTTCAAGAcaaatactgtactgtaatgCAGATAACTGTCTTCAGACTGTAAGAACGGCAGCTTTTCAATCACAAAGCTTTCTTGCTGTGTAAATTCTTCATCTGAACACAAAAAGTTCACAACACGCTCAGAAAGCTCTCCACCACGCCGCCCAACACCACTGACAAAAGCAACACGAAATGGTCCTAACAGAACAGAACCGGTTCACATGGCCCTGAGCATgtgaaagcaaacacaacaggaGAGGATAAGAGGATGAGTAATGTTTGTACAGCACTGTATTCCTATTAGTGCTATGAACCGGCTGCACCTCCATTCTGCCTTTCCTGATGAGAACCACATGTTGAATTGAGGGCCGAAGCCTCATCGGCCCAGCACCTGAGACACACAGACCACgggcctcttcttcttcttccctcacACTCTGTGCAGATGAGCCAGAGAGCCCGGAGAGTTGTGGGAGAGGCTTGGCATGGCAGCCAAGAGCAGTTTAttttcctgtctgcctcagGCTCGGCCCTGATTGAACATTCTTTGTGAGGAATGTTTGGAATCCTGATTTGGAAAGATAAACCTCTccatcatttaaataaataaaaaggtatATTACATCTGATGTTGATAGTTATTagattaaaaatgtgcataacATGAAGCTATTATATGGTTAGCCTACATTGCTTAAACCTTGTCTGTATTCTGCAATGGTGAATGAGAACTACTTAATGCAAACGTCTAAACTAGAATTACTGCCTCTACCAACCAATCAAATCACCAGTTGATGTGACcctgaccttgacctttgagTCATCCTGcagtccaagtgaacatttgtgccaaatttgaagtTCTCTCAGTTCTTCCCGAGATATCACATTCATTGGAATGGGACAGAGAACCCGAAAACATATTCCAGCCACAGCTGTCGACAAGACATAAATAGGTTTTCTCAACATAGAAGAAGAATGAGCATCTACAGCcatacagccatgctagcagctctgtctctCGATATGGAAAGTTTCCTGAGagaacttctgttgtgatttggcactatataaataaaaatgtaaaaaatgtaatcGAAAATAGAATTAAACAATTGCATATTTGGTCTTGATATATGGGCTTTGAACGATGGGTAAATTAGTCCTTCCCACTTCTTGGGGTGATGGTCCACAGCTGACTTTGCTGAGGCGGAGAACAAGCAGAAACATTCACAAATCCTgtgaatgtatgaatgtataTATGAAACTTGCATCAATTCTGCACTGCAAACTATGAATTTATATAATTTAGATTTATTCTATGTGAAAATGGCACTAAGCCAATCTGACAAACATAAAGTGGGTGATAAAAGTGGGTTAAGTATCACTTCAGATACATCACtggtataaaaaaaaaccctgctaaactgtttttgtttaactGCTGCCTGAGCAGTCCCTCCCCCTCAACTCCCCAGCAGTGGGTCAGCAGTAGCAACAGCAGACCCAGGGGCAAGCATCATTACAACATGGCTGTGGTAATTAGAAGGACCACTCAGCCATTGGTTAAACTGAAGTAATGTGCTTTATCTGCTTTAAAACGGAACTGAGGTTAAGATTCCCACTGGCTTCTCTGGGCTCTTTTCCCAAACAGCAAACTTGTCATGGAGGTGTAGCTGGTTACACATAATAACAGTGACTCTTCAGATGAGTTACAGCAGAAACTATGCACACATCAGGACACTTTGGGGATTAGTAATATCAGTGTAATCAGCATCTTCTGTATATAACAAAACTAcagccttctttttttctttctttctttccaaaTGGTGAATCAACAGTTTTTCTGTGCAATTATCTACATCATGTTGACAAAAGTTCATAAAATATATGGTACCAGAGGCCATTTTGTCAGAGTCAAGGGAAGAATTGTGCTTTCACAGTGTGACAAGTCTGAGCTTATAACAACTCAGTCTATAGATAGACTGTGTTGTGTGAGGCTTTATTGAGATTTCATTACAATCGGAGTATGTTACAGAGGGGGGTATACAGCAAACCTTTGTGAGGCAAACTGAAAGACCTCTTTCATAAGACTTAATTGGGAAACTTTTAGACTCACTTAACTTCCCATACAAATTAATATAACCTGACCCTGTCTACAtcctgtgtctgcctgcagctAATCACATGACGACACAAACCGGAGTGAACAACACTGCATTAAGACGGATATTGTATGACAATtgagtgaagaaaaaaaatcatctgtgAACCATCTCCCTTACTCAAAACAAAGGGGGTGAGAACCGGAAGTCCACCCTTAGAAAACTGTGATGTAACCGAACCTTGAGGCCAAAATTTCGAAAGTCTCCCTTCTGCAAAATAAGCCgcttcaaagtgtttttcttacCAAGAAGGGCTTGGAACAGCTGGCTGCCCAAGATGGCAGACACTTTGCCCACGCTGGTCTTCAGGGTCTGCTCCTCTGGACGGGTCAGGTTGGCCTGGTACCGTCTGAGCAGCCccactgctctctctgtgtctgcctcacAAGATAAATACATGTCTcaggacaacagcagcagagaaactaCACATGTCTGCAGTCATTACTGACAGTGTCAATGATATTTTTGTCAGAAGCAGAACTAGCTTTATCTATACGtgtgcacatttaaacattACACTCGATATACTTGCATGGGAAAAAAGGACATACTGCTAAGAtgaggacaaaatgttttttaaaaaaacaataaattaagtAGTAATTATGAACTGGAATTAAAAGTAAGacttttttatgtctttaaaaGGCAGTTAATGCTGGGAGtgtgaaaatatgtcaaaacaCCCGATCAAATCTGTTAGGGCTGCAATATTTTATTACAAATTACTGTACAGATAATTTCCTTAAATCAGTCATTTGCTTTATAAAACGTTTGCAGAGCACTTTGTGACATCTTTATATGTCTTGTTTTGCCAAGCAGTCCCAAATGcacagatattcagtttactataaTAGGACGATAAAAAGGAAACTGTCAATCCACTAATCCATTATTCATATCAGCTCTAAAATCTatagaaaacagctgaattcaATACTAATctaatgctaaaaataaaaaagtatgCCACATAGGACAAAGAACCATTACACATGAAGCAGGTAAGAAAGTTACAACTTCCTTTTTGAGTATCACAGACACATTATTAAGAACAAATACAGGGTTTTATAGAAAATATCATATGATGATAATAGTTTATATTTGACTTATACACAAATGCAGCACTGCTGTTTATTATAGTCCCCTGTAGAACACATTAGAGGTATTTTTCTCTTGCAACACGACTGTACGGCTGGTTGTTGAACCCCGTGGGTGGTGaggaacacagcagagagatgatGCACATCACGGAGGTAAATCTACTACTTCACAGTTTCCTACCTGATCCTGAACATTCTGATCGAGAAAAACCTCACAAGAAGTAAACTATTGCCCGGAAGTTGCGCAATTTTCAGTGGTAGTATTTTACCTTTTTCATTCCCTAAGGACAAAAAAAGTTTCTAAAGGGATTATAACTGAGCTCAGTGAACCCGTAAAAATCCGTGCATACGCTCTCATGGAGTAATGAGCTGGCATTTACCTAAAAACTTCAACTTTAACCGAGATTTACTCCAAAGTTTGACACGTGAGTGAGATGAAGACGTTACGTTGCGTTAACGGTACTTACCATATTTATGAACCATGGTGTGGCCGACTCGAAAAGTCATGTAAATTACAGGGTTGTGGTGTTTTTAGAAGAAAATCATTACTGCAACAGTCCACGATAATTTTACGACCCAAACTGCCGTTCCCTCTTCCCAAACAAGTGAGATATTGTCTTTTATATCCAGACGCCACAAACAAACTCCAAGGTGTACACTCCCCGTCTGTTACAGCAGCGGTCAGCAGTGAtccacacccacagacacaagCGAAGATGTGACAAGGAGAGATTGTTTACTTCATGTCAACTTTCCAGAAGTTTAAGGCAAAACGGCCCCTGAACGTGACATGTTTCTCCTCCCCTCACGCGCATGCCTCGCCTTCATGGCAAACGGTAACCCCACCACTGTATTGAGACTCTATAGTAACAACGTTAATACATTTAAACGAGTTATTTAGCACATCTGTTGCATGACATCACGATCAGTGATCAATCGGTTAGTGAAGCACCTCATCCACGGTTAAAGTTTTCTCTGATCAGCCTCAAGTCGTCCAAATTTTTGCATCGCGTGCCATCTAGTGGTGCGTTTAAGTGGTGCTAGGAAATCGCAAAAAAATGGGAAACCCAGTCTGCTTACAGGTCTTGGGGGAAAACTAGCTTACAGAATACATcaaaaaagttgtataaagccgCCTGTGGCTCCAGGGGGAGCTGTGCgaagtctgataaattgcctctAGTGAGTCAGCGTCGATAGCGCTTGAAGCCTACAggtttgaaaatggaaaaaaatggtgGGGGTGTGGAGAAAGACGTGAGCTTACCAGACCGCGGCAacccgctcctcatctctgcttcaGGCTAACGTCTCGTCGCAGCATTAGCAGCTACTAGCATAACCGAACCGAATCTTCGACCGAACTGCCGGTGGTCGCcttgcattatgggtaatgtaggctCCAGGTTTTAACGAGGAGGACGAATACTTCTACTCAattacatctcagagggaaatattataTTTTCTACTCCAGCTTTATTTGAGCTTTTTAATTACTAGTTATTTTACaaattcagattattaatataAAGTATtatcaacaaaaaaagatttacaGAATTAGAATCTGTATTGTTATAAATTAAAATACCCAGTAGCATATGATAAATGATCAGTGTGCATAAATCTATCAAGGATTATAATCTAATAAAATGATACATATGGGTCGTTCtgcatgagtacttttacttttggtactcatagcagagtatttttaaaatGGTATTCCtaattttacttcagtaaatgatcggagtacttcttccaccactggttatAGGAGTGCAATGCTAGTACACTTTTAACTCTATCTATCTCTATCACTGTCCTGACGCAACAGAAAGTTGATTTGACCATCACATCCCGTCCCATgtacatacttttttttttttaacacaccgTGATATCTGAGGCCATGTTTCTGATGAATCAGATGAGGGGCTGAAGTGGGTATGATGTTGCATTTTGAAGTGGAAACTGGTTTAGGGTGAGATATagtttaatatttaacattGTAGTAATGGAAAAAGTATTAAATCCTTAACTAAAACTGCAATACCACAATGTATGTTAAAATAATCAGTTACAAGTCAGTGCAGTGTCACTGTATCAGCAACGTTTGCTTAAGTATGAAAATACTCTTTATGCAGGCAAGATGGGCTCTGCCAGTGCTAtgttcttattattattatagtatttgGTTAATATAACTGATGCATTAATATATAAGCTAATGTACTTCATATGAACATTTGAAGATGTAGCTGGCTGCTATAGAGCtaaatgtatatatactgtTGGGTGGTCTAATTTAATGTATGTAACATTTACATTATCAAGTACAAGTTCTTTAgaactgtacttaagcacagtacttgagtacaagTACTTCGCttctttccaccactgtaaCACATTTAAATCATATATAacttgtaaaaataaaaccatgcaTGAACCTCTAAATAAGCATAATTGATTGTTTAAAGACAAATTTTGTTTTAGACTTTTTCCTAATGTGTGATTTTCCATTTGTTGTTCCACGCTGTACAAAGGCCCTTTGTATTTTTTACGCAAAGGCAGAGTGCAGAAAGGTAACACCCATTGTTTCAACCCAAGGAAGCAGGAAACGATGACCGAGGTGTataaaatatgttgaaaaaaaatactggATTATGACGCGAAGAAACAAGGAACCATGTATAAGTTGAAACGAAACCTTTCTAACGCATATGTTGCCTGTCTTCACCTTCTTCACCTAATGACAGTTCTCAATCAGTTCATTAGTCAGTAGAAaattaaagacacaaacacaggacagTGTATAAAATAGCTGCACTGCTTTTGGCTCAGGTTACAATATATACACATCTTTCCTGAAGTGGTGACACAATGAAAAGTTTTgtaacaaacagcaacaacagaagaaaaaaaaacacagtgacataaaGTGCCAAGAGGAAATCCAGTGCAGTGCACTTTACAGTGATACAATCAGAGAAAAGCTCCCTATTTTCAGTAGCAACAGAAGACTGATCAAAACCACGTAAAACATATATAAACCCAGTTACCTCGCTAAAGTTACACAAAAGACAGAATGTAAAACTGCCATCCAGTAGCATTGTGACAATATTTAAGTCACATCATTATCATACCCTTTTTTTCATGGCTTGGGAATCCAGTGCATGGTTATTCACATTaactttttttcctcctaatCTAGGTCCAAACCATTCGTGCAGTTCAGACACAGACGTACATCAGTTTTGGGGAGGACAGatctcctgctgcagtctggtgaGCTAGTCGGCAAGAAGCAAGACAGTTCTTTCTCGTTCCTGGCTGAAgtgttgtttctttgcttcttcGTCCCTGCGCACAGTCacaaaaaagtgttaaaaaaaagttagacaaatgaactgtaaatgtaaatgtccatttcagtaaaaacaactgttttttttataaggCAATATTTATTGAAAAAGAGTTTATGGGATGTAAATTAATgtgttgtttattgttgataAATACTTTTCAAATAACTTATAGAGAGCCATTAGTAACAACTTGTAACCCTATTGTGAAGGATGACTTATTAGAAAACAGTTCTAAAAAGTTACTTGATGTCCACTTGTACTTGCCTTCTAACATTTTCCAAATTGAATTTTGTATGTAAAGggaacatatatttttattgacAGCAATCATTTTGTCATTGTAGTTTCATTATACAGTTATTTACTTCATGTCAAATGTTATTAGAAACTTCTATTCATTTTCATGGATTCAAGATGTGATGTTGATTATAGTGAAGCCACTTTAATCAAGATGTAAGAAGTATCTGTCTGCACCACCCCAATGCTAATAGTGTAAATACAGGTAGCTAGTCTTTTTTTAGTATCACTATTGCCAGCATAGTAGAAGTGAAACAGTTAGTCAGTTAATAGGTTAgtccatcaacagaaaatgaatctgcagctATTAACATCATAGTCAATTAATTgctcaagcaaaaaaaaaaaatcccttattcctgattggctgtttttaattgtaCTCTGTATGATAGCGAATGGAAAATATGTGAAgatttgaagatgtcacatAGGGGTTACAGAAAgattgcaaaacaaacacacttaacgattaattgattaattgtgaAAAGAATCTgtagattaatcaataatgaacaGTCATTAGTTGTAGCCCTAGTGTTAACATATTAACGTCTAAACGTACAGTACCTTTTCTCTGACAGGAGCAGTGTGTTTTCCTGGCAAAGACAGTGAGGTGGATGAGTCACTCGATTCACTTTCACAGACTCATATAACCGACTCAAACGTGCACAGAGAACATCTGCTCATCTTACCACTGAAATATGTAGAGTCCAATCATAATCACAATAGATGCAATGTCCACTGTAATCCATATTATTTTGTATGTCTCCAGcgactgaaacacacaaacatgggtCATGCGATATCTCATATTCTGGAAAACACCTGTACAAACTTGTCAGCTCCAAAACAAATGCTCCAACTGATGGCCTATTATAATAatactaacaataataatgaaatggACAGAAATGGAAGCGAAGCACAAACTACTGTATGTGCAGCTGTATGTGTTGCTCACCATGAACCAGTCAGGACGGTCCATGTCTTTTAGGAGGTGGCAGGAGTTGGTGGTAACAGAGCTGACCCCTGCACACCACAGCAGGGAGAACAGCCAACGCTCATTAACCACCCACATGTTCACTCTAACACCCGCCTTCCTGTTGTTGCTTTCAGATACAAGCAAAGAGTTTGAGATGGATGCACTTTTGTGGGTTATAGTAGTAGGTAGTACTGAAAGACAGGAGTCTATGGAAGGCACAACAGTAATATTTGTTTATGCAGGCATATATTTGTATAAGatgaaataagataaaacttaagTTATCCCATGTCGGGGGAAATAAattgttacatgcagcaaacaataagAGGTAGACACAGGAAGATCAAAAGAgtcaaaaatatattaaagagCAAAATCAATAGAACATATCAATCATATAAAAAGTATAGATTGAGTTTTTCTGCATGCATACATGGACAAACAAGGGTCTGCATGCCATCAAGCACTTTCTCAAAACGTGTTCCTACACTACATTTCATTCTCAGTCATTTTTTCAGTGTTGGTTTGCTCGTCTATAAAACAACACTGCTGGGTTGGGACATTATTTGAGTCTCATTCCCTGGAGGCCAAACCTGCGCCTCTATATTCAGCACCAGCGCTGTGCCTCAGCATGCTACATAGCCACTTTTAATTGACACACTACTGTGCATTGCCCCTGGCACTGCCACATAGATACAATATGGTAGtattttgtttcagatttgtttATTTACCTGATATCTTCCATACTCAACTTGCTGTATTTCACATTCAGGTAgtttccccctttttctttAAGCATCTCACTATCGTTGTAGACCTGGATGAAGCCTGGAGCAGTTTTCCTTACATATTCTCTTTTTACTGGAGGAAGCCAGAGGAcctataaaaagaaaatacaaacttTCAACAAAATATGTTGATCATGAAATATCTCAGTAAAATCCCATCAGAAGGATTAAAATTAGACTTACCTGGCTCGGGTCAATACCAGATCTCAAGATGGTGTCgactgtgtcctctgtgtcatTGTCCTTGTCAGGACTATAAAGGTCAAATATCAGCGAGATGTTGTGCAGCTTGGCGAGGTTGAGGAGCTGTAGTAAGGAGGGTATGGTCTGATTCCTggctgtttctgtctcctcttgtgAGAGCTCAAATACTGAATGGAAAGGATCTGTCTGTAAAGTCAGATAATGCATCCTGTGACTACAGCATGTTAAATGACAACACGTGAATCTTTATGAGTCAGAGTGAGGACAAGCAAAGCACAGCCCTCACCTTTAGGAACCATTCGCCTGCATTCAGACTCTGTAA is a genomic window containing:
- the gdpd2 gene encoding glycerophosphoinositol inositolphosphodiesterase GDPD2 isoform X2, whose product is MPQDDSCWRVCSRGFYSCHWKEPSDNKRKHACCWFSVVTLASLLSLCWMYICLVTFNDRDDVNWQGFTKLKRWVNWFMVVIIISAVLTSYCVLLLLFALFQVALREPLDLHWLHKIFLVLGVIFITLGVTGFSLQWRQEWPTLPLSLLATGPFLQFGAAGALILLSPFIFRGIHMAPGKQLHLPEKPKLIGHRGAPMLAPENTMMSFNRSIACGVTAFETDVQLSKDRIPFLMHDHNPGFLLRTTNVKEKFPDKDFSHGTNLTWEELQSLNAGEWFLKTDPFHSVFELSQEETETARNQTIPSLLQLLNLAKLHNISLIFDLYSPDKDNDTEDTVDTILRSGIDPSQVLWLPPVKREYVRKTAPGFIQVYNDSEMLKEKGGNYLNVKYSKLSMEDISNNRKAGVRVNMWVVNERWLFSLLWCAGVSSVTTNSCHLLKDMDRPDWFMSLETYKIIWITVDIASIVIMIGLYIFQWKTHCSCQRKGTKKQRNNTSARNEKELSCFLPTSSPDCSRRSVLPKTDVRLCLNCTNGLDLD